A single region of the Anaerococcus urinomassiliensis genome encodes:
- a CDS encoding type II toxin-antitoxin system RelE family toxin, translated as MYSFETTDRFDKQLRKMDKSNARLILKYIKNNIITLENPRLRGKALVGDKQGLWRYRIGDYRLICKIEDDKLLILALSLGHRREIYR; from the coding sequence ATGTATAGTTTTGAAACAACTGATAGATTTGATAAACAGTTACGCAAGATGGATAAGTCAAATGCTAGGTTAATCCTAAAATATATTAAAAATAATATAATTACTTTGGAAAATCCAAGGCTTAGGGGCAAAGCTCTTGTTGGAGATAAACAAGGGCTTTGGAGATATAGGATTGGTGATTATAGACTTATTTGCAAAATAGAGGATGATAAGCTTCTAATCCTAGCTTTAAGCCTAGGCCACAGGAGAGAAATCTATAGATGA
- a CDS encoding chloride channel protein, whose protein sequence is MKNHFDDKRKLIFRILVDSIIVGIIAGLFSVLYRFIISKMDIYRGYLYADFNLKSILILLTIAIISSYAIYKLLKWAPLSGGSGIPQIRAEILGKFQMEEVPTIASKIIGGGLGNLMGFSLGREGPSIQIGGASAKLVGKFLKREPDEIKYLITAGAAAGLAAAFNAPLAGCIFAIEELHKSYSKYVLLPALIASITANFISFVLMGPETAFSFAVAESLPMKLIWVAILIGILTGVIGVFYNTLIVKFQDMFKKLSSPIAKYGLLMAVTTFIGFTFFKATGGGHGLLEEMSLNKFSVAYILIILLAKLFYTTFCYGSGVQGGIFLPVLVIGGCCGSLIFLMLRNAVPIEQFYINFLILGMSGILASVVRSPILSIILVSEMTKTFEHLIALSIVVMVSYYIAEAFKIAPIYDTLLERQLKDKNLLSPVERELGNYSIFEYTMAENLEVVGKRLREIDFPKHVIVLTIERDGHEFIPNADDYILAADKLTVLEDATDALDIDKFLKYE, encoded by the coding sequence ATGAAAAATCATTTTGATGATAAAAGAAAACTAATATTTAGAATATTGGTTGATTCGATAATAGTTGGCATAATCGCAGGCTTATTTTCAGTCCTCTATAGATTTATTATTTCAAAGATGGATATCTACAGGGGATATTTGTATGCTGATTTTAACCTAAAATCTATACTAATACTATTAACTATTGCAATTATTTCTTCTTATGCAATATATAAGCTATTAAAATGGGCGCCTCTTTCTGGTGGAAGTGGTATTCCCCAAATCAGAGCGGAGATACTTGGTAAGTTTCAAATGGAGGAAGTTCCTACTATTGCTTCAAAAATCATAGGTGGAGGCCTGGGTAATCTCATGGGATTTTCACTAGGCCGTGAGGGCCCATCAATCCAAATAGGTGGGGCAAGTGCCAAACTTGTTGGCAAGTTTCTTAAAAGAGAACCTGACGAAATAAAATATTTAATCACTGCAGGAGCTGCCGCAGGCCTTGCTGCAGCCTTCAATGCCCCTCTAGCTGGTTGTATATTCGCTATTGAGGAGTTGCACAAATCTTATTCCAAATATGTGCTTTTGCCAGCACTTATTGCATCAATTACAGCAAATTTCATATCCTTTGTCTTGATGGGACCTGAAACTGCCTTTTCTTTTGCAGTAGCCGAGTCTTTGCCAATGAAACTAATCTGGGTTGCAATACTTATAGGAATTCTCACAGGAGTTATTGGAGTTTTTTATAATACTTTAATTGTAAAATTTCAAGATATGTTCAAGAAATTAAGCTCACCTATAGCAAAATATGGCCTATTGATGGCTGTTACAACATTTATTGGCTTTACATTTTTTAAGGCTACTGGCGGTGGCCACGGACTTTTGGAAGAAATGTCTTTGAACAAATTTTCTGTAGCTTACATACTGATAATCCTATTAGCTAAACTTTTTTATACAACTTTTTGTTATGGATCTGGAGTCCAAGGTGGTATTTTCTTGCCAGTCCTTGTCATAGGAGGTTGTTGTGGATCACTGATATTTTTGATGCTTAGAAATGCTGTACCTATAGAACAATTTTATATAAACTTCCTAATACTAGGCATGAGTGGCATACTTGCTTCTGTTGTAAGAAGTCCTATCCTTTCAATAATCCTAGTGTCAGAAATGACAAAGACCTTTGAACATCTCATAGCCTTATCAATTGTTGTAATGGTCTCATATTATATAGCAGAAGCCTTCAAGATAGCTCCAATCTATGACACACTTTTAGAAAGACAATTAAAAGATAAGAATTTGCTAAGTCCTGTCGAAAGAGAACTTGGAAATTATTCTATTTTTGAATACACCATGGCAGAAAATCTTGAAGTTGTTGGCAAAAGACTAAGAGAAATCGACTTTCCAAAACATGTCATCGTCCTAACCATAGAAAGAGACGGCCATGAATTTATTCCAAATGCTGACGACTATATCTTAGCAGCTGACAAATTGACAGTCCTTGAGGATGCTACAGATGCCCTAGATATAGACAAATTTTTGAAATATGAATAG
- a CDS encoding PPC domain-containing DNA-binding protein, whose amino-acid sequence MDYKKFGNKIVLRLKKGDKIIESIEKMAREEDIKACHFAGIGAANEIKLGLLHPGDSQYDWETFSEDMEITSLVGNVTRFEGEPMVHAHITCGREDFSIIGGHLGEGTCSLTVELFVDILDGELVKKHDPELKINTIEF is encoded by the coding sequence ATGGATTATAAAAAATTTGGAAATAAAATTGTACTTAGACTAAAAAAAGGTGACAAGATTATAGAATCAATCGAGAAAATGGCAAGAGAAGAAGATATAAAAGCTTGTCATTTTGCAGGAATTGGAGCAGCAAATGAGATAAAACTTGGTCTGCTTCACCCAGGAGACAGTCAGTATGACTGGGAAACTTTTAGTGAAGATATGGAAATCACAAGCCTAGTTGGCAATGTCACAAGATTTGAGGGAGAACCAATGGTTCATGCTCACATTACTTGTGGTAGAGAAGACTTTTCTATAATCGGTGGCCACCTAGGAGAAGGCACATGTTCTTTGACAGTGGAGCTATTTGTAGATATCCTAGATGGTGAACTTGTCAAAAAGCACGACCCTGAACTAAAGATTAATACCATAGAGTTTTAA
- a CDS encoding FUSC family protein — MKFKKPGLRIVKTFIAVSLAMLISSFRPGEGLPFYSAIAAIICLKSDVEGSREIGINRVIGTILGGLCGLIFLLIVPANYLPKEVELILISLIASIIIWVMAMAGKPKAVSIMAIVFLSITINHGNEGNLPFLFAFNRTFDTMVGVISAIVVNWTDFEIRENYNHKH; from the coding sequence GTGAAATTTAAGAAACCTGGCCTTAGAATAGTTAAAACTTTCATTGCTGTAAGTCTTGCTATGCTGATTTCATCTTTCAGACCAGGAGAGGGCTTGCCTTTTTATAGTGCCATTGCCGCCATAATTTGCCTGAAATCGGACGTGGAAGGTTCTCGTGAGATTGGTATAAATAGAGTAATTGGTACTATACTTGGTGGTTTGTGTGGTTTGATCTTTCTTTTGATAGTGCCTGCAAATTATCTGCCTAAAGAAGTAGAGCTTATTTTGATCAGTTTAATAGCGTCAATTATAATTTGGGTAATGGCTATGGCTGGCAAACCTAAGGCTGTATCTATTATGGCAATTGTATTTTTGTCAATTACCATAAACCACGGCAACGAGGGGAACTTGCCCTTTCTCTTTGCCTTTAATAGGACCTTTGATACTATGGTTGGAGTAATTTCTGCCATTGTTGTTAACTGGACGGATTTTGAAATAAGGGAAAACTATAATCATAAACATTAA
- a CDS encoding ECF transporter S component gives MKNLTTKKLAYIGLFTALVFVSNYLQIPFVTPFGNTRFHLGNVFCLLSGLILGPGFGGLAAGLGSAIFDLFDPVYFTSAPTTFLNKFLLAAVAGWFFYKKGKEVEIKKSRIVLASILGQLTYIILYLGKSYIKNVYILGLTRQASMVEIVQKAGVSFTNGVISVIFASILTIPLLKAIKFE, from the coding sequence ATGAAAAATTTAACTACAAAAAAACTTGCTTACATAGGACTGTTTACAGCCTTGGTTTTTGTATCAAATTACTTGCAAATTCCATTTGTAACACCTTTTGGCAACACTCGATTTCACTTGGGTAATGTATTTTGCCTTTTATCAGGCCTTATCCTAGGACCAGGGTTTGGAGGGCTTGCCGCAGGGCTTGGTTCAGCGATTTTTGATTTGTTTGATCCAGTTTATTTTACATCAGCACCGACAACATTTTTAAATAAATTTTTATTGGCTGCTGTAGCAGGTTGGTTTTTCTATAAAAAGGGTAAGGAAGTTGAGATTAAAAAATCTCGCATAGTATTAGCATCTATACTTGGTCAACTTACATATATTATCCTATATCTTGGCAAATCTTATATAAAGAATGTTTACATCCTAGGATTGACTCGCCAAGCTAGTATGGTTGAAATTGTACAAAAAGCTGGGGTTTCATTTACCAATGGTGTCATTTCTGTAATATTTGCCTCAATTCTTACAATACCACTATTAAAAGCCATAAAGTTTGAATAA
- a CDS encoding GntR family transcriptional regulator: MDIKIKYSSKDPIYLQIKNQIRDAILNDELDINEPLPSIRFLAKELKVSVITTKRAYDELEKEGLINTVAGKGSFIKSQDPKIVREKLMIKIEEYVKEINDLAKIADISKEEIVSLFDILEDYDG; this comes from the coding sequence ATGGATATAAAAATAAAGTACTCGAGTAAAGATCCGATATATTTACAAATCAAAAACCAGATAAGAGATGCTATTTTAAATGATGAATTAGACATTAACGAACCTTTACCCTCTATAAGATTTTTGGCAAAAGAGCTTAAGGTCAGTGTTATTACTACAAAAAGAGCCTATGACGAGCTTGAAAAAGAAGGACTAATTAACACTGTTGCTGGCAAGGGTTCTTTTATCAAAAGCCAAGATCCCAAGATTGTTAGGGAAAAACTTATGATTAAGATAGAGGAATATGTAAAAGAAATTAATGATTTAGCCAAGATTGCCGACATCTCAAAAGAGGAAATAGTATCCTTATTCGATATATTGGAGGATTATGATGGATGA
- a CDS encoding sigma-70 family RNA polymerase sigma factor yields MDKINLKEDVTLEKIRSFFNSEDMSEEEISSVLEELSDEEKEELEEYLLEEEIIVEVEEIDEDSDIEDEAIDEVDDEEDDAPIKRSESTAITPLSRKDMMKLSDMTNEEIVEQFQAGNQNALAALVEKNQGLVRSRASYFYRSHGNDLDLEDLVQSGMLGMIRAAEKFDLSLGYKFTTYAYKWIDKAIRKAINKEGHTIRIPAGKYLKLNKLKQILKANPEASDEELYKILEKEGIDKKQADDLFLINRNQVNSTSLNINLDSEDSTGDELMDMVGDESTPVDMLILERDMENFLMKALDQLTDREKQIIIYRYGLDNEKPKTLEEIGTIYDLSRERIRQIENQALGKLKEFSDSEN; encoded by the coding sequence ATGGATAAAATAAATTTAAAAGAAGATGTGACACTTGAGAAAATTCGTTCATTCTTCAACTCCGAAGATATGAGCGAAGAAGAAATCTCAAGTGTCCTAGAAGAATTATCAGATGAAGAAAAAGAAGAACTAGAAGAATATCTACTAGAAGAAGAAATAATAGTAGAGGTAGAGGAAATCGACGAAGATAGCGACATCGAAGATGAAGCAATAGATGAAGTCGATGATGAAGAGGACGACGCCCCTATAAAAAGGAGCGAATCCACAGCCATCACTCCACTTTCTAGAAAAGATATGATGAAACTATCCGACATGACCAATGAAGAGATAGTAGAACAATTCCAGGCAGGCAACCAAAATGCCCTAGCAGCCCTAGTAGAAAAAAACCAAGGTCTTGTAAGAAGTCGTGCATCATACTTCTATAGATCGCACGGTAATGACCTTGATCTTGAAGACCTAGTCCAATCAGGTATGCTTGGTATGATAAGAGCAGCAGAAAAATTTGACCTAAGTCTAGGCTACAAATTTACAACCTATGCTTACAAATGGATAGACAAGGCAATAAGGAAAGCTATCAACAAAGAAGGTCACACCATAAGGATACCTGCTGGCAAGTACTTGAAACTAAACAAACTAAAGCAAATCCTAAAGGCAAATCCAGAAGCTAGCGATGAAGAATTATACAAAATCTTGGAAAAAGAGGGCATAGACAAAAAACAAGCTGATGACCTATTTTTAATCAACCGTAACCAAGTAAACTCAACATCCCTAAACATCAATCTGGACTCTGAGGACTCCACAGGTGATGAGCTGATGGACATGGTAGGAGACGAGTCAACCCCAGTTGACATGCTAATACTAGAACGTGACATGGAAAACTTCCTAATGAAAGCCCTAGACCAACTTACAGATAGAGAAAAACAAATCATAATCTACCGTTATGGTCTAGACAACGAAAAACCAAAAACTCTAGAAGAAATAGGCACAATCTACGACCTATCAAGAGAGAGAATCAGACAAATAGAAAACCAAGCCTTAGGAAAATTAAAAGAGTTTTCTGATAGCGAAAACTAA
- a CDS encoding NYN domain-containing protein yields MALTKRNITIIDGYNVINAWPELKELAKQNLEDARLALVEELAEYMSMSGEEVIIVFDAYNLDRPKETIEEKYGMEIVYTKRFQTADTYIEKQILDIGRRHNLKVVTDDGQIQILATSKGASRMTSTELKADIFNNNSKIKRKRKADFNRNFKSFPLSNELIEKIDQMKKDLESN; encoded by the coding sequence ATGGCTTTAACTAAAAGAAATATCACCATTATAGATGGATATAATGTGATAAATGCTTGGCCAGAACTAAAAGAACTAGCCAAGCAAAATTTAGAAGATGCAAGGCTTGCTCTCGTAGAAGAATTAGCAGAATATATGTCCATGAGTGGGGAGGAAGTCATAATAGTCTTTGATGCCTACAATCTTGATAGACCCAAAGAGACAATCGAAGAAAAATATGGTATGGAAATTGTCTACACAAAAAGATTTCAAACGGCCGACACCTACATAGAAAAACAAATTTTAGATATAGGTCGTAGGCACAATCTAAAGGTGGTCACAGATGATGGGCAAATACAAATCCTTGCCACAAGCAAGGGAGCAAGCAGGATGACTTCAACTGAGCTAAAAGCTGATATTTTTAACAATAATTCAAAGATAAAACGTAAAAGAAAAGCGGATTTCAACCGTAATTTTAAGTCATTTCCTCTATCAAATGAATTGATAGAAAAAATTGACCAAATGAAAAAAGACTTGGAATCTAATTAG
- a CDS encoding ABC transporter ATP-binding protein — MDDIIKLKNVEKEFLGFKLGPLDLNIKKGTVTGLIGENGAGKSTTLKLLLNALKKDRGTIEVFGKDINNLTEEEKYKIGFVYDDLYLPDNMDIGEIETFHEKLYRDYWQEDVFYGLVNRFDLPEKQAIKSFSRGMKMKLSFALALSHNAELLILDEATSGLDPVARDDFLDILLDFIQDEKHTVLISSHILSDLEKIADYIAFIHKGDLLFNEEKDKLIEIYGLVSLNDEEYESLDKNAIIAVRKHKFGHECLVIREEMPEGIELENPSIEDIMVYMIKEAYNESLDI; from the coding sequence ATGGATGATATAATCAAGCTAAAAAATGTTGAAAAAGAATTCTTAGGCTTTAAGTTAGGACCATTAGACCTTAATATCAAAAAGGGAACTGTAACAGGTCTTATTGGAGAAAATGGGGCGGGCAAATCAACAACATTAAAATTACTGTTGAATGCCTTAAAGAAAGATAGAGGAACAATTGAAGTATTTGGCAAAGATATAAATAATCTTACTGAAGAGGAAAAATATAAAATTGGATTTGTTTATGATGACTTGTATTTGCCAGATAATATGGATATTGGTGAAATTGAAACATTTCATGAAAAGCTTTATAGGGACTATTGGCAAGAAGATGTATTTTATGGTTTGGTGAATAGATTCGATTTGCCAGAAAAACAAGCAATAAAATCTTTTTCTCGTGGTATGAAAATGAAATTATCTTTTGCTTTGGCCCTATCTCACAATGCTGAACTATTAATATTAGATGAGGCAACAAGTGGACTTGATCCAGTTGCAAGAGATGATTTTTTGGATATTCTACTTGATTTTATCCAAGATGAGAAACACACAGTCTTAATATCTTCTCATATTTTGTCTGACTTAGAAAAAATAGCTGACTATATTGCCTTTATCCACAAAGGGGATTTATTATTTAACGAGGAAAAAGATAAACTAATAGAGATTTATGGCTTAGTTTCATTAAATGATGAAGAATATGAAAGTTTGGATAAAAATGCAATTATTGCAGTCAGGAAACACAAATTTGGCCATGAATGTTTGGTGATAAGAGAAGAAATGCCAGAAGGAATAGAGCTAGAAAATCCTAGTATCGAAGACATTATGGTATATATGATAAAGGAGGCCTACAATGAAAGCCTTGATATATAA
- a CDS encoding ABC transporter ATP-binding protein: MIEVKNFTKAYSNGKIAVDDISFDVRNGEIFGFLGPNGAGKSTTIKSIVGINSITNGSITMGGITMDEDQIAYKKQFSYVPDNPELFENYSGYEYINFLADIYGIDEQTRKERLDYYLEFFDIRMAMADQIETYSHGMAQRLALIGALINDPDVLILDEPMVGLDAKSAYNLKEILRDRTAKGKSVFFSTHVMSVAQELCDRIAIINKGKIIAIGTFDEIRNSSTHKENLESVFLELTDE, from the coding sequence ATGATTGAAGTAAAAAATTTTACAAAGGCTTATTCCAACGGCAAAATTGCTGTTGATGATATATCTTTTGATGTAAGAAATGGTGAAATATTTGGTTTTCTAGGACCAAATGGAGCAGGTAAATCTACTACTATAAAGTCTATTGTTGGCATCAATTCCATCACTAATGGAAGTATTACCATGGGTGGAATCACTATGGATGAAGACCAAATAGCCTATAAGAAACAATTCTCATACGTACCTGATAACCCAGAACTTTTTGAAAACTATTCTGGCTATGAATACATAAATTTTCTGGCTGATATATACGGCATAGACGAGCAGACTCGCAAAGAGAGACTTGATTATTATTTGGAATTTTTTGATATAAGGATGGCCATGGCAGATCAAATAGAAACATATTCTCACGGTATGGCCCAAAGACTTGCACTAATTGGAGCATTGATAAATGACCCTGATGTATTGATTCTAGATGAACCAATGGTAGGACTTGATGCAAAAAGTGCTTATAACCTTAAAGAAATCCTAAGAGACCGCACTGCAAAGGGAAAATCCGTGTTTTTCTCAACACACGTAATGAGCGTAGCTCAAGAACTATGTGATAGGATTGCAATAATAAACAAGGGGAAAATTATTGCGATTGGTACTTTTGATGAGATTAGAAATTCTTCTACTCATAAGGAAAATCTAGAATCAGTATTCTTGGAGCTTACAGATGAATAA
- a CDS encoding ABC-2 transporter permease yields MKALIYKDLISIKKYFLFIAMLIVLIAGYEYREGQLMLSSGFFILIPIALLNALFDVDIKSNADKYIVGMGINKRKIVFSRYLIIWIFAGLAVLIGLLGRLKVNNPNLFSINLLIPIIILSSSLIPLIQMPLMYKFGSQKARTFFIFIYIFIFMIVNYLWENEDLVINFLQENIIIGKSHAGLVILFLALALNIISLVISIKIYENKEL; encoded by the coding sequence ATGAAAGCCTTGATATATAAAGATTTGATTTCGATAAAAAAATACTTTTTGTTTATAGCCATGTTGATTGTATTAATAGCAGGATATGAATACAGAGAAGGTCAGCTAATGTTATCATCAGGATTTTTTATATTAATACCAATAGCTCTTTTAAATGCTTTATTTGATGTAGATATAAAATCAAATGCAGATAAATATATAGTAGGTATGGGGATAAATAAAAGGAAAATTGTTTTTTCTAGATACCTTATTATATGGATATTTGCTGGATTAGCAGTATTAATAGGACTTCTGGGAAGATTAAAGGTAAACAATCCTAACTTATTTTCGATAAATCTTCTAATACCAATTATAATCTTATCGTCAAGCTTAATACCACTAATCCAAATGCCTCTAATGTATAAATTTGGAAGTCAAAAAGCTAGAACATTTTTTATATTTATATATATTTTTATCTTTATGATAGTGAATTATTTGTGGGAAAATGAAGACTTAGTAATTAACTTTTTACAAGAAAATATAATAATTGGCAAAAGTCATGCTGGATTAGTAATTTTATTTCTAGCTCTTGCTTTAAATATTATATCCTTAGTTATTTCTATTAAAATATATGAGAATAAAGAACTTTAG
- the rlmB gene encoding 23S rRNA (guanosine(2251)-2'-O)-methyltransferase RlmB, whose amino-acid sequence MDKIYGRKPVLETIDAGVAINKAYIIDQKTPIVGKIIDKLTRAKVEIKFVDKNFFKDVEGNHQGVMIEVESFKYGSLDDLSDSEKLILLDKIEDPHNLGAIIRSAESFGFDGVIIPERRSAKVTPTVYKTSAGAINNIKIVMVKNLNRTMEELKERGFWIYGLAGEAESSIDQTDLKGKVALVVGNEGDGLSRMVREHCDMLVKIPMQGLVNSLNASVASAISMYEVVRQNGFN is encoded by the coding sequence ATGGATAAGATTTATGGCAGAAAGCCAGTTCTTGAAACTATTGATGCAGGAGTTGCAATCAATAAGGCCTATATCATAGATCAAAAAACACCCATAGTAGGAAAAATCATAGATAAGCTTACTAGAGCAAAGGTAGAGATCAAATTTGTAGACAAAAACTTTTTTAAAGATGTAGAAGGCAATCACCAAGGTGTGATGATCGAAGTTGAATCATTCAAATATGGATCCTTGGATGACTTATCAGACTCAGAAAAACTTATATTGCTTGACAAAATAGAAGACCCCCACAACCTTGGAGCCATCATTAGATCTGCTGAAAGCTTTGGTTTTGATGGAGTAATCATACCAGAACGCCGCTCAGCCAAGGTCACACCAACAGTATATAAGACAAGTGCTGGAGCAATAAATAATATCAAGATTGTCATGGTAAAAAACCTCAACCGTACTATGGAAGAATTGAAAGAGCGAGGCTTTTGGATCTATGGCCTAGCAGGCGAAGCAGAAAGTTCTATCGACCAAACTGACCTTAAGGGAAAAGTTGCTCTTGTTGTTGGCAACGAGGGCGATGGCCTTAGCAGGATGGTAAGAGAGCACTGTGACATGCTAGTCAAAATTCCTATGCAAGGTTTGGTCAATAGCCTAAATGCGTCAGTTGCAAGTGCTATTTCTATGTACGAGGTTGTAAGGCAAAATGGCTTTAACTAA
- a CDS encoding nucleoside hydrolase — translation MDYEKPFLYIDTNFAPDEALMAYMATKSYDFELVGLSTGSGMMNTKLAAENIVGLMADDGLYLSVAAGENFSEYNHLDKEIFTTTKDYIEEMPAYENIIDKASDCGKLDIIATAGLTNIARALEEAPEIEDYISHIFILGGESDGEVSETFIEDPRSVDKILNSSIDLFLLPIGIANQVNLSDEMIDKLSGHDKNLDIILDEFKKDNYRLLKANLLMYLMLMPEAFIFEESGFGIHVDDSDGELGSLYRTDTRKKNYRATRVNEETFYDFLMGSLK, via the coding sequence ATGGATTACGAAAAACCATTTTTATATATAGATACAAATTTTGCGCCAGATGAGGCGTTGATGGCTTATATGGCTACAAAGTCTTATGATTTTGAGCTTGTGGGCTTGTCTACTGGATCAGGAATGATGAATACAAAGCTTGCGGCAGAAAATATTGTAGGCCTTATGGCTGATGATGGCCTATACTTATCAGTGGCAGCTGGAGAGAATTTCTCAGAATACAACCATTTGGACAAGGAAATTTTTACTACTACAAAAGATTACATAGAAGAAATGCCTGCCTATGAAAATATAATTGATAAGGCTAGTGATTGTGGCAAACTTGATATAATTGCTACAGCTGGTCTTACAAATATTGCCAGGGCGTTAGAGGAAGCCCCAGAGATAGAGGATTATATATCCCATATTTTTATCCTTGGAGGGGAAAGTGATGGCGAAGTTTCTGAGACTTTTATAGAAGACCCAAGATCTGTTGATAAGATTTTAAATTCTAGTATTGATTTATTTTTGTTGCCAATAGGCATTGCTAATCAAGTCAATCTTTCAGATGAAATGATTGACAAATTGTCAGGCCATGATAAAAATTTGGATATAATTTTAGATGAATTTAAGAAAGATAATTATAGACTTCTTAAGGCCAATCTTTTGATGTATCTAATGCTTATGCCAGAGGCTTTTATCTTTGAGGAATCAGGTTTTGGCATTCATGTTGACGATTCTGATGGTGAGCTAGGAAGTCTTTATAGGACTGATACAAGGAAGAAAAACTACAGGGCGACTAGGGTAAATGAGGAAACTTTCTACGACTTTCTTATGGGGAGTCTAAAGTGA
- the relB gene encoding type II toxin-antitoxin system RelB family antitoxin has translation MDTVVKSIRFTREEERAINEYADFANRSFSDVVKSAILDKLEDDYDIKVGEEAYEEYLKDPVSHPIEELFEEFDV, from the coding sequence ATGGATACAGTTGTAAAATCAATTAGATTTACTAGGGAAGAAGAGAGAGCTATTAATGAATACGCTGATTTTGCCAATAGGAGTTTTTCTGATGTAGTGAAATCCGCTATACTTGATAAGCTGGAAGATGATTACGACATAAAAGTTGGCGAAGAGGCTTACGAAGAATATTTAAAAGATCCAGTTTCTCATCCAATAGAAGAATTATTTGAGGAATTTGATGTATAG